Genomic window (Equus quagga isolate Etosha38 chromosome 12, UCLA_HA_Equagga_1.0, whole genome shotgun sequence):
TTTGATCTGTGCTCCCCAAGTACAGGTTTGTTACCCAGGCTTGCACCACCAAACGGGGGAAGAGGACACATGGACTAACAGCTGGTGaaaatgctatgaaggaaatagTTCACTCCTCTCTGAGTCAGATGGATTTCCAACCCtccttatttgtattttataggTTCCTAAGAGCAAGGCTGGAGAAGCCACCAAAGTGGCTGTTGATGTAGGTTTCCGTCACATCGATGCAGCATACGCCTATCAAAATGAGGAGGAGGTCGGCAAGGCCCTCCGAGAGAAGATGGCGGATGGCACTGTGAAGAGAGAGGACATATTCTACACCACCAAGGTGCCGTGGGTGGACTGACAAGAGGCTGCTGTCAGATCAGATgtgttattttgaaagaaatatttggttttgattggaataatttatttatctCCTATAACTGCAGATACCCGTTatacaaatatagaaaatagaaaaagcttaCTTTGCCCTGAAATGTGTTAAGGGTGGAACCCAGTTCTTCACTCTCTCTGATCATCAGTCAGCATTCATATGTGAAACAAGAATAATGATCCTTTTCTTCTAGATCTGTTGTATGGGTTGACTGAGCCACTATGGAGTGAGTCCACTCCTTTTATCTTTCAGCTGATTCTCTGGGGACATATCCAAGTAAGGCTGACATATTATTCTGAAAACTGAGCCAGACTAGGAAATACTTCTATCAAGTCAGCATTGAGTTTACTGAAATGTGTACAATTTTCTCAGGTGGAAAATCTTACTTTCAATGTTAAGAGAGCTGAGGTCTCTACAAAATGATCCTATGTTGTTGACGTCGGTGATATGTTCTTAGAATGTGGGTCTCTCAGCAGAATTGTTTCCAGGCATTTATTATACAAGACAGTAGGTTCCATTTCACTTTGCCTGAGATTTCTTGACTCTCCTTCCAGAGATGTCTTTTCTAATCCTTGAAACACTCAGGTTGCTTTTCCTAGGCCATCTAAGTATTATTCACAGTTTTGTTACAGTTTCTCAAGTAACTTCTTATATTTAGCCACCACAGTGGTTTGTGTGCACTTCTCAATCTTTTATCTATGAGGTTTAATATGGGTCCCCAAATGTGGGAAATCATAAGCCATTTTGTATTTCATTGGGTCACTGCAGCTTTGGAATACTTTCCTTCGACCAGAACTGGTTCGACCAGCCCTGGAAAGATCACTGAAGAAACTTGGACTGGACTACGTAGATCTCTTCATCATTCATTGGCCAGTCCCTATGAAGGTCAGCTTTTGCCTTTTATTGTCATGAGCAAGAGTATTTCATCACTACTGTTGCACCTCCAGTCTCTGATTCTGGCTGGGATTTCCAGTTTTTTACTGAGAGAGGTAGGTTTCAGTGTGGTGGATAGAATTGCTAAGTGATTTATGACTCTCCTTGATAGTTGTGCCACTTCCCCATCaagattgttttttctcctcatcCCACAGCCTTCAGAAGGATTTATGTTCTCTGATCTCATTGCCTCTACCTCAAAGAGTTGAGGACTCGTCTTACATGTCTAAGTGATATGCTTCTGTCTGTATTCTCCTAGTGATAAGGGTCCTCAAGAAAGTTGAGTTATTATAGACTGTGGAGTCACATGGTAAATCCCCATCTCTTTACGGGTAGGTCTCTCCCACATGGATCTTAGTACCCTAGTCAAGAGTGAGGTACTCTGGGATGATTCATGTTACATAGCTGGGCTCCTTTGGGCTTCGCTGATTCAACCTTGCATCACAGTGGATGTTCACTGAGCATACCTGTTTTGTCCTCATCATCTCTGATTTGGGTAGTAATACACTGGATTAAACAGATTGCTCAACAAAGGTAAGTCCTGTCATCCAAACTAGCCTCTCCCTGGGAAGTAAAATCAATTCCAACTATGGAAGAATTCTTTCTTACTGAAGTTAGGGATGGGTGTGGATAGGAGTGTGGAGGTCATTGGGAGAGAGGCACTTTGTTATAATCTCTTGGGTGCTGAGAAATATTCTTCCCCTCATGTCTTCCTttacaacaaaacaaacacacaaacatatacacacaaacactcGTGTTATCCTCTTGAAGGTTTTGTGACCCAGCTTCTTAGACACCAGGAAGATccttcttgaagaaaaaaaaaaaaaacctgttcaTCCTCTCTCTGGTCTGTATTCCAGCCTGGGGAGGATCTTCTGCCAAAGGATGCCAGTGGGCAAATTATTTTAGATACAGTGGACCTTTGTGACACATGGGAGGTAAGTTTTGCCACCGACACCTGAGGCACTGGGCAACAAGGTAGAAATCACTGGGTAGGAGTCAAAAGAAATGGGTTCTGGCCTCATCAATTGTCTGCCCTCAGCCATGCCTCTGCACTTCTGTGTACCATTGTGTTCTCATCCTGAAAGGAAGGCAGCTGTATGGGATGACCTCTAAGGGTTATTCTTCATGTGAACTTCTGTGGTTCTAAGTAGGTATTTCTTTGCACCACTGATCAGGTTAAACATGGAAGTTTGGTAAGGGGATCCTCAAAGCAAACCCAAGCGGAATTATAGCTACATCCCAGGACAGACAGATAGGCCCatggagggagagaaagctgTGTTTGACTTAGCAGAATTGGGACTGTAGGAGAGTGAAGCCTGCCCTTATGTAGACCTCCCCACCACGTTTTTCACCATTCTAGGAAAGAGAAAGCAGCCAAACCCTCTACTAGGAAAACCTGAGAGTTTCTCTTTTGCCTTTGACTCTGACACAATTTGCTAAAGTACTATTAGATGGCTAGCAGGGAAATAGGCACATGGAAGGGGGCAGGAAGGGAATTTGAAAAGCATCTTCATGTCTATTTATCCTGTTGCATGTGCATGTGATAGAAGCAAGGAGACAAAGTACATATGCATAGCAATAAAGAACACCAGGAAGTACTGTATCCAAGCAATAAAATGAGTGCAGTCAATTTGTAATATTTGAGATGAGTGttcctgtttttaaattgtgGACCATGAAAGGAAAGGGCCAATCTGCATGGAAAGTTTCCCACACCTTTCCCTCCTCTGCAGGCCCTGGAGAAGTGTAAAGATGCAGGCTTAACCAAGTCCATCGGGGTGTCCAATTTCAATCACAAACAGCTGGAGATGATCCTGAACAAGCCAGGGCTGAAGTACAAGCCTGTCTGCAACCAGGTGAGCCCAGAGCCCACTGGGGCTTCCCTGCATTCTGCTCTTCATGCACTCTTCCTTAAGTAAAAGTCTCTAAGTTTCTTGCTTGATGTCAATGGTGTAATGACAGATCCTTTTAATGCCATAGGAAATGGCAAAAAAGGAACAGGTTGAGTGGCATGGGAAGAGTATTGTTCAATTCTTCAGTGCTCGGTTTGAGGTTCCTatgagacatccaagtggagatgctgTGTTGGCAAATGGCAATATTGGTCTGGAGCTCTGGAAGGCAATCAGGGCTAGAGGCACAGATTTTGGAATCATTGCTTTATAGGTGGTAATTAAACTCAGAGAAGTGGATTTGCTCTCCTGGGAAAGTTCATAAAATGAATAGGAAGAGGTCAGGAAAGTCAACGTTTAAGGATCCGACAAAAAGGCACTGGTTAGGAGATTGGAGACGAGTTGccagacagggagagagaaaatgaggagagagTGGTGTCAGGAAGCCCAAAGAAGGGTGAAAAGGTTTGCATGAGCCATAGGGCTGATCCTGCCGAGGAGCAGCCAATCCAAATACAGAGGAAAACAGCTTTGGATTTAATGCCATGGAGTTTTTGGAACTCTTGCTGGAATAGTTACAGAGAGGTGAGAgaaaaagccagagaaaaaaacgaaaagagtggaaaatgagaaaatgggaatcataattgaaagaaataatttctaaaaataacacCCAACGCTGCcaatttttaaacattgtgaCATGGTAAAGTTGTAGAGCCTTTTTGTAAATCAGGTTGAAAATTATGCAAGAGACCGTTCAAatatttctactctttttcttagttatttcatttctatgaatctatttgtagaaaataattcaaatatttccctcccttttttccttctgttccttctcctcctctttcttcttttgctctttctctccaatttacttgtgaaagaaattaaggcttt
Coding sequences:
- the LOC124248706 gene encoding aldo-keto reductase family 1 member C15-like, giving the protein MAPNHSRSVKLNDGYFMPVLGFGTYASDEVPKSKAGEATKVAVDVGFRHIDAAYAYQNEEEVGKALREKMADGTVKREDIFYTTKLWNTFLRPELVRPALERSLKKLGLDYVDLFIIHWPVPMKPGEDLLPKDASGQIILDTVDLCDTWEALEKCKDAGLTKSIGVSNFNHKQLEMILNKPGLKYKPVCNQVECHPYLNQSKLLEFCKSKDIVLVAYSALGSQRDPNWVEKDSPYLLEDPIVKAIAKKHNRSPGQVALRYQVQRGVVVLAKSFNEKRIKENFQIFDFELTPEDMKAIDGLNRNFRYAKLLFAADHPNYPFSEEY